CTCCTCCAAGGGGCGCCCCTGAGTCACTCCCGATTGGTTGTGTAAGTCCAGGAGTTAAACTTTCAGCCAATGAAAAAGGGCATGGCGAGTGACGCACGGAAACGTCACGGGAATTCCCCCCTCCCGGGGGCGGAAAAGGGGCTTTCCCGGCTGGAGTCGTGGTGGGAGAGGTGTCGCGACCCATCCGAGGTGGGTCCGGCCGGGAGAGAATCCTGAACCGGAGCCACCGCCGCGGTGAGTGGCCGGGTTCAgacccctgggtggtgggacaCAGGCAAGGGCGGGAGGAGAGTCCTTAGCTGACCGAGCCCTAGAGCTGAAGAGCGGCGTCTGCGCATTCAGAGAGCGCGCATACGAACATGACACGCGGATACACATCGATATCCTTGTACAAAGACACGGGCCGTACGTCCACCGACACGTATGCCCGCAGGTGCACAGGATCGTCCATGCACTCAGActcgcacacacatgcatacgcaAAACACACTCACCCGTGCACAAGTGCCTGGACACACACCCTTCACGCAGAAACTCAAAGACAGGTTCACCTGTGCTCTCAGATACATGCTGACATGTGTCCACACTAAGAAGTTTAAGGACTCTCACCTGTACACACATGTTCACGCCATGCACACAACTCGCAAGCATATGGGCTGAAACATACTACTTAGACACCTGTGATGTACATGTGTTACATATGGCCATGGGacaggggccggggtggggggggacgtGGGCACCCAAAGCAGGTGCGGTGTGGGAATCAAAGACTGTTGAGATTTTCGGGAAGAGGGAATGGAGGTGCCCATCCCAACACCCCCTCCGGCCCCTTGGCCTCAGAGACTGCTTCTCGGGACAGAACCCCGGGGCCCTCTACTCGGAAGAGCCCCCACCTACAGGCCTTCGGGGAGGAGGCCTTCCTACAGCAGGAATGTCCCCCCAAAACCCCCCGGGGTGAATCAGCCGTGGCCTGCCTGAGGGTAGAAAATCCCAAGTTTGCTCCAGgacgggggaggggaagggggcgggAGGCGGGCCGGGCCCCGAACTAAGAGCTTCCTCCGGCCTTGAAAGACCCTCCAGTCCCCGGCGCCGGCCCTGAAGAGAGGGGGGGACCCCTCCCCAACCCCGCGGGACCTTCCCTCGCTCTGACTGCCCCTCTGCTTGCAGAGAAGCTGCAGGCGCCCTCGGGCCAGCGAAGAGAAGACCTCGCGCCCCTCCCGTCAGGGGGCGTGGTCAGTCACGTCATTTCCAGGCCCGCCCCTCTGGCCCCGCCTCCCCCTGGTATTTTCGGGACTTTCCTAAGCTGTTCTAACTTTCCTGCCCCTTCCCCGGCCTGGCCCAGCCCAGCTCCGGATCTCGCCCTCCACCGGATCCTGCCCGCCACACCCGGACGGGTAGTTGGAGGAGATCGGACCCTCCCCTAAATTTGGGCCCCTCTCTCCCCCCAACTCCCGTCCTGATCTGTCTCTCCCTACCCCCGCCACTCCTCCCCACCTAAGGCGGGCGCctgaaactctgggaaacagaacCCGGCCGAAGCCACCGGACAGAGCCGGGCCTAGCCCAGAGTCATGGACAGTTGCTACGACCCAGTGAGTCACGCCACCTGGCCCCAAAGCCAGCCGGCCGCCCCCCTGTGCCTGTCTGCTTGTCTGCCTGCCTGTCCTAGTCCCTTCTACTCCCTTACACCTCTAATGTCCTCAGATTATTTCACCCTGCCTGTCAGTCAGTCTCTGCAAACTGCTTTCAGTAGGAGCTATTTTATGGGCCTGCCTAGGAGAGGGAGTGATTGCTAATGGTTTAGAGAGCTGAGAGGTGGAGGGTTCTGGGGGTGGCTCAGAATCAGCTGCCATCCCAGTCTGTCTCCATACCAGggtctggatggcatcattgaataTGATGATTTCAAATTCAACCCGTCCATTGTGGAGCCCAAGGAGCCAGCCCCAGAGACAGGTTAATAAGTCCCTGACCTGCCCTTGtttggagggagggggagggagagggagggaggagcatgTGGTATGTGCCCTCTGTCTTGGGAATGGGCTCAGAGGTCCCATTGCAGAGCCTGGCtcagcaaggctcctctgtccccagctGATGGTCCCTACCTGGTGATCGTGGAACAGCCTAAGCAGGTGAGCAAGTAAAAGGGATGGTGTGGGATGGCTTCAGCTTTGGGGGCAAGTGGGATAGTTGTAGCTGGGTGGCCACTGGGAGGGTAACTGATCACAGACCCACTTTGGGTTGGGATGGTTAGCAGCTGCTGATCACAGTGGCATGGTGGTGATTCAGGATACACAGTGACCAGTCATTATGGTCACTGCTGGCTGGGGAGGTGGCTGGTGAGGGGGGATGTTTCTCCTGGTCACAATGTCACTCTGCCCTGGCACCTTCAGCGAGGCTTCCGATTTCGATATGGCTGTGAAGGCCCTTCCCATGGAGGACTGCCAGGTGCCTCTAGCGAGAAGGGCCGGAAGACTTATCCCACAGTCAAGGTGAGCCAGGGTGGTGCTGGAGGGTGGGCTAGTGGACAGTGTGTCCATGGGCATTACTGACAGCCCTCACCCCTCACAGATCTGTAACTACGAGGGACCTGCCAAGATTGAGGTGGACCTGGTAACACACAGTGACCCACCTCGTGCTCACGCCCACAGTCTGGTGGGCAAACAGTGCTCGGAGCTGGGGGTCTGCGCAGTGTCTGTGGGGCCCAAGGACATGACTGCCCAGTAGGTGCCCAGTGTCCGCTATCCCTGGTCCCCACTGGTGTGCCCCCTCATTGCCTGCCAGTTCTCGGTCCCAGCCCACCTTTGTGAGCTTAGCATCTGACCAAGGGAAAAGACTCTGGTTGGCCCCAGAACCTAGGGCCCCaagtaaaaactaaaaaagcTTCCTAGAGGAAGTAGAGCTGAGCCGAGCCTTGGCTGTGGGGAGGGTGCCTCAGGAGGAAAGAACTTCCCGCAAGGCCTCTGacttctccctgcccccacacagaTTTAacaacctgggtgtcctgcatgtGACCAAAAAGAACATGATGGAGATTATGATACAAAAACTTCAGAGGCAGCGTCTTCGCTCCAGGCCCCAGGGCCTTACGGGTATGGAGGATATGGAGGGAGTCATGGGAGGTGGTCATGGAAGGAACAGAGGAGGAGTCCAGGGGTCGGAGGAGTCCAGGGGGTCACATGTATGCCCACTGCCCAGAGGCTGAGCGTCGAGAGCTGGAGCAGGAGGCCAAGGAACTGAAGAAGGTGATGGATCTGAGCATTGTGCGACTGCGCTTTTCTGCCTTCCTTCGAGCCAGCGATGGCTCCTTCTCTCTGCCCCTGAAGCCAGTTATCTCCCAGCCCATACATGACAGCAGTGAGTATCCTGACCACCTGGGGTGCTGGGCCTGGGTGCCAGAGGGAGTGTGGAGGGCAGCCCCGAACTGTGgagtcagacatgcccgggtTTGAACTTGGCCCCATCATGTATGAGCtgagtgatcttgagcaagtcatGTCCCCTCTCTGAGTAAATGAAGATACTGGCAGTGTCTCTTGGGGTTGTTAAAATACAAAGCACCTGGCTCCCTAGTTGGGACCATGGCTATTGTATCATCTCAAGTAACTGATATGCCATCTCCATAGAGTCTCCTGGAGCCTCAAACCTGAAGATTTCTCGAATGGACAAGACAGCTGGCTCTGTGCGGGGTGGAGATGAGGTTTATCTGCTCTGTGACAAGGTGCAGAAAGGTGAGGCTGGAGTCCAGGCTGGGAGCTAGCGATGGGTATCAAGCTTGGGGAGCAACACAGCTTCAGGACAAATGGCCCTATGGATTCAATTTTCCCTGTAGATGACATTGAGGTTCGGTTCTACGAGGATGATGAGAATGGATGGCAGGCCTTTGGGGACTTCTCTCCTACAGATGTTCACAAACAGGTACCCTAGGACCAGGGCTGGGTCTGGGCTCAAATTAAGTCAAGACCTTAGTGACACCTATGTCCTCCTTCCCCCTAGTATGCCATTGTGTTCCGAACACCTCCCTATCACAAGATGAAGATTGAGCGTCCTGTTACCGTGTTCCTGCAACTGAAACGCAAGCGTGGGGGGGATGTCTCTGATTCCAAACAGTTCACCTATTATCCTCTGGTAGAAGGTGGAGCTGGGCTGAAGATCCCAGGGGGGCTGGAGGCGGGGGCTTGACTGGAGGGTACCAAGAACTAGGCCAGGGGACCCATGAGTGAAATCAGGAGTAGGGAATGTCCCAGAAAGAGGTGGCCCTGAGAGCCAGCCTGAGGGCTTTTGGGGGAAAGGCCATTACCAGGTGTGGGACAGGGCTCTTGAAGTCGGTGCGAGTTGGGGTTTTAACATCTCATTTCCCTCTACCCCTAGACAAGGAGGAGGTGCAGCGGAAGCGGAGGAAAGCCTTGCCCACCTTCTCCCAGCCCTTTGGGGGTGGCTCCCACATGGGTGGAGGCTCTGGGGGCTCGGCTGGGGGTTatggaggagctggaggaggaggtgaggtGGTGCTGGTGGCAGGAAGGGCAATGGGATAAAGGGGAGAAAAGCTGTGGGGAAGAAATCTGGGAGAGTCCTCCTGGTGCTCTCTCCCCACAGTCCTGCCTGTATCCACAGGTGGCAGCCTCGgctttttcccctcctccttggCCTACAGCCCCTACCAGTCGGGCGCGGCCCCAATGGGCTGCTACccgggaggcgggggcggggcgcagATGGCCGCTGAGACGCCTAGTGTGGATGCTGGGGAGGAAGCCGCAGAGCCGAGCGCGCCCCCCGGGACGCCCCAGCGCGAACAGCAAGCCCCGGAGCTGCTGCATCGAGGTATGACCTCGGGAATCCCAGCGGTCGGGACGCTGCGGGTGGGGACCTAGCCCACACCCACGCCCCCTGTCGCCCCCAGCCCGGGAGTACAACGCGCGCCTGTTCGGCCTGGCGCAGCGCAGCGCTCGAGCCTTGCTGGACTACGGCGTCACGGCGGACGCACGCTCGCTGCTGGCGGGACAGCGCCACCTGCTGACGGCGCAGGATGAGAATGGAGACACGTAGGTGGGCGGGAGAGCGGGCGGGGACCACGGCTCAGCGCGCCGGTGGAAGGTCGTGGGCTGTGGGGCAGGGAAGGGACCTATAGAGCCAGGGTTCCGGAGTTAGGCAGACCCAGTTTCAAGTTCGGCCTCGCTACGCTCTAGTTCTGTTTAAGATACTTAAATCTCTACAGACTTCAGTTTTGTCGACTGTTTAAGAGGCACAGTAATAGTACGCACTTAGCACAAAAGGTGCGCGGAAGGATTTACTCTCGTGGGCTGGAGAGGCCCCAGCGAGGGAGATTATGGAGGTGGTGGCGTTATGAGAGTAAAGCATAACAAGTTGCTGAGCTTCCTAGGCCAGAGTCTCATACCCCAATCCCTAGGCCGCTGCACTTGGCCATCATCCACGGGCAGACCAGCGTCATTGAGCAGATAGCCCACATTATCTACCATGCCCCGCACCTCGGCGTGGTTAATATCACCAATCACTTGCACCAGGTGAGGGGCCTCTATTGGTGAGGGGGAGGGGTTGGAAGTCAGGTGGGTGAGGCAAGGTATAAGCCTGGCTCACCCTGTCTGCCTCCCCCAGACGCCCCTGCACCTGGCAGTGATCACAGGGCAGACGAAGGTGGTGAGCTTCCTGCTGCAGGTGGGCGCAGACCCAGCACTGCTGGATCGGCACGGAGACTCAGCAGTGCACCTGGCACTCCGGGCAGGTGCCAGCGCCCCCGACCTGCTGTGCGCCCTGCTGCGAAGTGGGGTTCCTGCCATGCCCCAACTGCTGCATGTGCCCGACTTCCAAGGTGAGTTCATCACCTCATCTGAACCAGCGGGCTAGGGTGGGCACCAGGGAGAGTATCTGGGGAGTGCCTACAGTGGACGTGAGGCATGGAGGTCAGCTGGTCAAGGGCTCACATTAGGGGCACAGCTGCAGGCTGAATACCCTGTGTCACTAGGGCTATACCCAGTCCACCTGGCAGTCCGTGCCCGAAGCCCCGAGTGCCTCGATCTGCTGGTGGAGAGTGGGGCTGAAGTGGAGGCTGCAGAGCGGCAGGGGGGCCGGACAGCCCTGCATCTAGCCACAGAGATGGAGGAGCTGGGGTTGGTCACCCATCTCGTCACCAAGGTGGGACTGAGGACTGTGGGAAAAGTGGAGCCAAGGGCTGTGGAGGGCCTGGGGACGGAGAAGGTGTGGGGGGAGGCCCAGCGGGTCAGTCAGTGCTGTGATCAGCCACTCCCTCGCACCCCACAGCTCCGGGCCAACGTGAATGCCCGCACCTTTGCGGGAAACACACCCCTGCACCTGGCAGCTGGGCTGGGATCCCCAACGCTCACCCGCCTCCTTCTGAAGGCTGGTCAGTCTCACCTCTGGGGCTTGTGAACAGGGGTGCGGGAAGGAAGGGGGTGCCGCCCGATCCCCCACTCTGCAGTCCTTAATGTGGGCTCCGAGGGAGCCTCCCCGTGACTATCTCCCTGCCCCAGGTGCTGACATCCATGCAGAGAACGAGGAGCCCCTGTGCCCACTGCCTTCACCTCCCACCTCTGGTAGTGACTCAGATTCCGAGAGCCCTGAGAGGGACACCCGAGGCAGCTTCCGGGGCCACACACCTCTTGACCTCACTCGAAGCAGCAAGGTGAGGCCAGCCCAGGACTAGCAGTACCAGGAGATGGGGCATCTGGGCTTATAGATGGGGTCCTGAGTAGCTGCTACCTGGGGTCAGGGACTGTGATGGGAGGTAGTCAAGGCTGAGGCTGTCTCCCCAGGTGAAGACCTTGCTGCTAAACGCTGCTCAGGACACCATGGCGCCGCCGCTGACCCCGCCCAGCCCTGTAGGTGAGGAGCTCCCCCCACCCACTGCCAGACCCCTGACCCCTGCTCACAGCGGTCTCTTGTCCTTACGGTCCACTGAAGGCGGTCTCCCTTTCTCCATCCCCGTCCTCCATCCATTGCCCCAGTGGCCCTGCCTGCCCTATCTATCAGGTTGCCTTGAGAGAAAGGTGACATTTGGGTGTCTGTCTTTGCCATCTCTGGGGGTAACTaacatgtttatgtgtgtgtccCCTTCAGGGCCAGAGATACCCCTTGAAGATACAGTCCTACAGAACCTGGAGCATCTGCTTGACGGGCCAGGAGCCCAGGGCAGCTGGGCGGAGCTGGCAGAACGGCTAGGGCTGCGCAGTCTGGTGGACACGTATCGAAGGACAGCCTCGCCCAGTGGCAGCCTCCTGCGCAGCTACCAGGTCAGTCAGGCCCCGACCCATGCTCCATGTCCCAGTCTCAGAGCTCTGGTGCTTCCTCGGGGATCCCATACCCTAACCACAACTCCTGGTTcatgcctcttccttctcctcagcTGGCTGGTGGCGACTTGGCGGGCCTGCTGAATGCCCTGTCTGACATGggcctggaggaaggggtgaggcTGCTGAAGGGTCCAGAGACCCAGGAAAAGCTGCCCAGCACAGGTAAAGGGGCCGTAACTGAGAGGTGGCTCTGGGCTTGGAGGGTGGGAGGCCTGAGGCCTGACTTCCCTGCGCCCTTTCCCGTGTCCACGCCCCCAGCAGAGGTGAAGGAGGACAGTGCCTATGGGAGCCAGTCGGTGGAACAGGAAACAGAGAAGCTGGGCCcacctcctgagccaccaggagggcTCTGCCATGGGCACCCCCAGCCTCAGGTGCACTGAACTGCTCCCCACCCACCAGCCCCTTCCGGGCCCCCTCTGTACAGTGACCCTGCCTGTTCCAGTTCTTATTTAACACCCCGTGCCCACCCTTCAGTTGGGGCAAATAAAAGATTCTCATGAGAAAGGGAGGGGGCCTGGCCTCCTCTCCAACTTACAGCAGCCCCTGATGTGTGTGATGCTTGTCCCCGGGAAGCAAATGCCTACCCTGGCCTCAGGCCAGGCACTGGAGAGAGGAGGAGGCCCAGCCAGCAAGTCGAGAGCAGTTTTAATGGAGGTGGAGGCCATACAAAGGGCAGggcccactggaggagggaagcaAGGCTGCACTGCCTGGCCTGCGCTTGGGGCCTCAGCTTGGACGTCCATCCTCCACCTCTGGCAAGGGAGAGGGTGAGCCctcagggcagagggagggaaaCCAGCTCAACCCCAACTCCTGGCTTGTGTCTGAGCCAGGCCCCAGGTTGGAGGGGGACTGCTGgtgtcaggggtgggggtggtctcAGCAGAAAGCAGAAACGTCAGGtctcccccacaaaaaaaaaaaggagcatcaAGAGTCCAGGGGCCctggcccctcccacccccatcccctgtaCGAAAAAGTGCAAAACATTATCACAAAAAGGGGGTCTCGGAGGGGCCCTTAGCCTAAGGCTCCTGAGGCCCATGCCCTAGCCCTGCCCTGCCCCGGACACCGCGTCCGGCGCGGTCAGGCCCTGGACCAAGAGGCCCTCACAGGTGGCCCGAGGCCGGCCCGGGCTTAGGCAGGGCCATGTCATGCAGGTGCCTGGTGGGCACCGcccccccaactcccacccccaGCTCAGGGCTTCCACCGCCCACTGCCTGCCCCTGCCCGAGCCTCTGAGTCAGGACACTGAGCCCGGGGCTGGCTGGAGGTGTTGGGCGGCAGGGAGGGACTGGAGTGAGGAGGAGGGAGTCCATCCTCCGTGCCACCAGCCTGGGCCACTGCTGCCTCCACTGCATCCAGCTCCTCGCTGCCTGCCTTCAGCTTGACCCGAAGCAGCGCTGCATACGTTCCGTAGCGGGATTTCTGAAGCAGAAGGGCAGCGGTGAACCCGCTGGTCCCCCTCTGCCCAGCCCACCCCATCTGGAGCAGGGAGCCAAAGAAGGCTAGGAGACGCCAGGTTCTTGCCAACCTCTAAGGCCCCTGAAGTCCCCAAAGACTGACTGACCACTCACACCCCTGGGTGTTCTGGTGCCATCTCTGgactctgtagcctgccagctgtAGCACCTCATGTTCCTGGAGCCTTTACCAGAGTCAGCAAAATGGAGCCCTTGGCAGAAGTTGGCTCCCTTCATCACCCTAGTGGGGACAGACTACTGTCCTCCCTGTCCCACtcgaaaggaaactgaggctcatggCGAGAAAGCTGcctgcccagggtcacccagATAGTCGCACTCTGAGCCATGCCCTTAACCAGATGTCTGAGCCTGTGCATGGGACACAGGCCCTGATGGAGCAAGAGGTGCCTGGGCTGGGAGCTTACCTCAAACTCCAGATACGCCTCCTTCTGCCGCTGCTCTTCAGCCTCCTTGCCACGGGCCTTCTTGGCCAGTTGCGTGGCCCGATGCTCCCGCAACTCACTTGCCATGGCCTTCAGCTTGGCCTCGTGGGTCCGCACCTGCTCCTCCTAGGGGCCAAGGGAGCACGATTAGGGTTACTCTGGCATAGACAGTGCCTTTGTGCAAGGTTTCTGAAAAGGTGCCCCTTCCTCTGGATGAACAAAGCACCCTGTGTCTGGGTTAACTGACTGGAATTCAGCCTCCATGGCCCCCTGTCCCCTGTGCGGTGGACAGCCACATCATAGGCAGCAGCCTCAAGTATGGTCAGCCTAGGCCAGCCCCACTCCAGCGCCCCACTTGCCCCGAGGCACCAGGTGGACAGGAGGTAGGGGAGGGTACCTGGGAGAGGCGGGTGGCAGCGCTGGGTAACAGAGGGCGGCTGAACTTCTTCTGGGAGCTGACGGCAGCTGGGAAGGGGGGTGCGGAGAACATGGCAGCCACCACATTGATGCGAGTGATCCAGGACTGCATCTGCTCCAGGCTCCTGGGGAAACAGCACAGCCACCTGGGACTGGGGCCAGGGATCCGTCCCGCGATGGCAGTGCCGGCTCAGGGTGTGGCCCGAGAAGGAACGAGGCAGTccggggacaggggaggggagtctgctggggatgggggaggggtctGGGATGGGCCAGAGGAGGGCACTCACGGGGCCTGAAAGAGGAAGACCCGCCAGTCAGCAGTGCGCAGGTAGAAGACATGCGGCCTCTTGCTATAGTCACTGGCCCGCGTGGCCAGCGCGTGGTGGATGCTGATGGCGTTCTTAAGCTCAGCTTCCGACAGGGCTTTCCCAGGCTGGTACTCCTCCTGTGGGGCGCCCATCTTGTCCTGGCCACAGTCCTGGCCAAGCCCAGCCCACCCCCCTGCATCCCCTGagccaccccagccccacccctttGGGCTGGCCTCACACCTTCTGCAGATAGAGGATCATGCCCTTGAGGATCCCGTGGAAGTTCTTCCAGCCACGCTTACCCCGAGGTGCTGGTgggtgggcagaggtggggggTGAGGAAGATGAGTCGGGGGGGCCTGAAACAGGCCCACTCCCATCCCCCTCCCAGGCCTCCCCACCTGGCCACATACTCTTCCTGCAGTCAGGGTCTGCGTGCACCTTTCGCACCAGGGCGCCGTGCTTGTAGACTGCAGCCCCGGGCTCGGGAGTCAGGTCCAGGAAAGGGCTGGAGCCGCTGCCACTGCCCCCGCTGACCCTCTTGATGACCTTGGGGTTGGGGTCGGCCAACTCAGACAGAGAGCGTCTCAGCTCCTCCTCGTCTCTGCAGGTGTGATCACCTCAGAGGGGGCTGGTCGTGGAGCCACAACCCTGCCCCCACATCCAGTCCTGACCTCTGGCACCCAGGAAAGCTCTCCAGTGTCTgtggagaagggggtgggagggCTGTCCCTCTTCTCCACAGAAGCAGCCACAGAGGGTGTGGTTCTCCTCAGCCTGAGGCTCCTGGAGCCACATCTCCGGCCTCAGACCCGGTGGCCCAAGGTGCCGCTATACCTCCCCACTCAGATCAGGGCTCCTCGAGCCAGCATGTCTCTGCCCCCATATTAGAGCTCCCACGGGTAGGGCCATGTCTGTCCCTTCCTCTCTTCACAGGGACCCAGCCCCGTCCTCTCCATTTctgcacacacacccctcactCCCTTCTGCACTAGGGCAGAAACGTCTGACTCAGCTTCTCAACCACACCCAGCACCAAGCTTTACTCACAGCTTGTTGGCTAAATGGTGGCAAGAGGAGCTTCCTAGTGGTTCCCTTGTACATCCTGGTCTGCAGGCTCTGTCAGATATCATCTAAAGGATCTGATTCTATCTTGTTACTCCCTCCTCAAAAACCTGCAGTAGCGCCCTGCTGCCTCCCACATGAAGCCTACACCACATCCCCACCAGCACTGTCTTTCCTTCCACTCCCCATTCCAGTTAGGCCTACCTCCTCTTGgtctccccaccccacactcCTTTCAGCCACCATGCATTTGCCTCCCAAATATCaacttccctctttctctccccaaACAATTCTTCCTCTCCTTCAAGGCTTGCCGCAAGACCAGTCCTCACAGAAGTTTTCCCTGATCCCCACCCTGTACTCAAGTCCTGAGCTTTGCCTCCTCTGATGAGCAGAGGGAGCTCCCAACTAAACTGAGCAGTGACTGGACTCTGAGCAGATACCAGCAAGTATGACTGTTTACATGAAGGCTGTACTCTCAGACTGGGGGATTCAACACTAGACCTCCTCCCTCAGACTAGACTTTTCCAAGACAACTCTTAAGGCTTTCTGTTTCACTGGGGCTGCCAAGAGTAGACAACTCTGGACTCCCTAGGACCCAAGAAGGGGCTCTCCCTCTATTGGTCAGAGACTTCTACTTTCCCACCTGGGTTGCCAAAAGACCTCCCCATTTTGTTTCTGCACCCCTCCTCCCAGGCCAGTTGATACTGGCCACCTACCCAACCCAGCTTGTCAAAACAACCAGCTAGAGACAAGACACAGGCCCCACATCCAGGCGGGATCTCCAAAAAAGGAAGTGAGGCAGCCTCATAGCCTCTCACAGTCTCACCCACCTCCCCTGTCTCACAGCCCCAGGGTTCACTCAGCCCACCTCAGTGCTCTCAACCCCTCCAGGCAGCCCCTTCCTGACATctcatcccccccaccccgcctccagaCATCCCCAGGACTCACATGGCCCATTGCAACTTTTCATTCTTGATGGAGCTGTACAAGGCCTGGGGAGGAAGGAACAAATCAGGGGGGTGGGGGTCGGTCCTGGGGGAGGTGCACCAATGCCAGTGCTCAGAGCCCTCCCTCCCAGTCAGGGGGAGGAGATAGAACTGGGGGTAAGGATGGGCATGGGTGTAATGACCAATGACCCAAGCTGTAGAGCGAAGGGCAGAACCCAGGCCCAGATCTCCCACTTGAGCTGCAAGACAAGTGTCTATGGGAAGAACAAAGGATTGCCATGTGTTATTTTTTGGTGGGGCTGAGCtgtggggcatgcaggatcttagttcgttgacaaaggatcaaacccacagccacCGTATCATATCAggaacttggagtcttaaccactggactgccagggaagtcccagtaccaCATGTTTAACATAGGGCAAGCAATTAACACAGACATCCTGGCACATGGTTGATGTACAATATATAGTAACTGCTATTATTatctttgggcttcccgggtggcactagtggtaaagaacccatctgccaatgcaggagataaatgtgggttcaacccatgggtcaggaagctcccctagaggagggcatggcaacccactccagtattgttgccgggagaatcccctggacagaggagcctggcctatAGTCCACGGgcttgaagagttggacacgactgaagtaacttagcatgcatctTTACTGTCGTTATTGTTAAGGGCCATCCTATTCAGATCCCGGGTGGGGGAAGCACGGCTCTAGAGGGAATAGAAAGAGCAGCCTAAGAAGCTCTCCTTTCCCCAACCACATGTTTTGGCCTATTTCCACAGAATAAACCCACACAGAGcatatggagaaactgaggcccaggaacAGGACTTTCCCTGTCACCTCCCTCCTTGGCTAACAGAGAACACACTCTCATGGCTCCCAACCCCAGAGCAAGCTGAGCACTTCCCCCAACCCAGACAGCCCCACCAAGCCAAATGCCAGGGTGCTCCAACCCCCTGCCCATGCCCATACTTCATGTTACTGGGGAATGGACATTAGTCTAGAGGGCAAAATAGTTTTAGCTTCCAAACCCTGTCCACTACAAACTCCCTGTGAACTCCTGAACTAGTCCCTTCTCTCTGTGGAGTTGGCCTGGGGAGCCTGCAGGGGCCT
Above is a genomic segment from Dama dama isolate Ldn47 chromosome 15, ASM3311817v1, whole genome shotgun sequence containing:
- the NFKB2 gene encoding nuclear factor NF-kappa-B p100 subunit isoform X1, which translates into the protein MDSCYDPGLDGIIEYDDFKFNPSIVEPKEPAPETADGPYLVIVEQPKQRGFRFRYGCEGPSHGGLPGASSEKGRKTYPTVKICNYEGPAKIEVDLVTHSDPPRAHAHSLVGKQCSELGVCAVSVGPKDMTAQFNNLGVLHVTKKNMMEIMIQKLQRQRLRSRPQGLTEAERRELEQEAKELKKVMDLSIVRLRFSAFLRASDGSFSLPLKPVISQPIHDSKSPGASNLKISRMDKTAGSVRGGDEVYLLCDKVQKDDIEVRFYEDDENGWQAFGDFSPTDVHKQYAIVFRTPPYHKMKIERPVTVFLQLKRKRGGDVSDSKQFTYYPLVEDKEEVQRKRRKALPTFSQPFGGGSHMGGGSGGSAGGYGGAGGGGGSLGFFPSSLAYSPYQSGAAPMGCYPGGGGGAQMAAETPSVDAGEEAAEPSAPPGTPQREQQAPELLHRAREYNARLFGLAQRSARALLDYGVTADARSLLAGQRHLLTAQDENGDTPLHLAIIHGQTSVIEQIAHIIYHAPHLGVVNITNHLHQTPLHLAVITGQTKVVSFLLQVGADPALLDRHGDSAVHLALRAGASAPDLLCALLRSGVPAMPQLLHVPDFQGLYPVHLAVRARSPECLDLLVESGAEVEAAERQGGRTALHLATEMEELGLVTHLVTKLRANVNARTFAGNTPLHLAAGLGSPTLTRLLLKAGADIHAENEEPLCPLPSPPTSGSDSDSESPERDTRGSFRGHTPLDLTRSSKVKTLLLNAAQDTMAPPLTPPSPVGPEIPLEDTVLQNLEHLLDGPGAQGSWAELAERLGLRSLVDTYRRTASPSGSLLRSYQLAGGDLAGLLNALSDMGLEEGVRLLKGPETQEKLPSTAEVKEDSAYGSQSVEQETEKLGPPPEPPGGLCHGHPQPQVH
- the NFKB2 gene encoding nuclear factor NF-kappa-B p100 subunit isoform X2, with protein sequence MDSCYDPGLDGIIEYDDFKFNPSIVEPKEPAPETADGPYLVIVEQPKQRGFRFRYGCEGPSHGGLPGASSEKGRKTYPTVKICNYEGPAKIEVDLVTHSDPPRAHAHSLVGKQCSELGVCAVSVGPKDMTAQFNNLGVLHVTKKNMMEIMIQKLQRQRLRSRPQGLTEAERRELEQEAKELKKVMDLSIVRLRFSAFLRASDGSFSLPLKPVISQPIHDSKSPGASNLKISRMDKTAGSVRGGDEVYLLCDKVQKDDIEVRFYEDDENGWQAFGDFSPTDVHKQYAIVFRTPPYHKMKIERPVTVFLQLKRKRGGDVSDSKQFTYYPLVEDKEEVQRKRRKALPTFSQPFGGGSHMGGGSGGSAGGYGGAGGGGGSLGFFPSSLAYSPYQSGAAPMGCYPGGGGGAQMAAETPSVDAGEEAAEPSAPPGTPQREQQAPELLHRAREYNARLFGLAQRSARALLDYGVTADARSLLAGQRHLLTAQDENGDTPLHLAIIHGQTSVIEQIAHIIYHAPHLGVVNITNHLHQTPLHLAVITGQTKVVSFLLQVGADPALLDRHGDSAVHLALRAGASAPDLLCALLRSGVPAMPQLLHVPDFQGLYPVHLAVRARSPECLDLLVESGAEVEAAERQGGRTALHLATEMEELGLVTHLVTKLRANVNARTFAGNTPLHLAAGLGSPTLTRLLLKAGADIHAENEEPLCPLPSPPTSGSDSDSESPERDTRGSFRGHTPLDLTRSSKVKTLLLNAAQDTMAPPLTPPSPVGPEIPLEDTVLQNLEHLLDGPGAQGSWAELAERLGLRSLVDTYRRTASPSGSLLRSYQLAGGDLAGLLNALSDMGLEEGVRLLKGPETQEKLPSTEVKEDSAYGSQSVEQETEKLGPPPEPPGGLCHGHPQPQVH